A region of the Mytilus edulis chromosome 11, xbMytEdul2.2, whole genome shotgun sequence genome:
GACAGGGTTGTTGTTCTCCTGAATGTATAAGGAATCTCCAGGCTTACTATATTTTGTAGGTCTTTTTGACTTGTAAAGTTTGTATGCCTCTACAGGACATTTTGTTGGATCAGTTGCATTGTGCCAGGCCCTTTGAGGAATTTCTCTTGTGTTCTTTAGATTTGCTCCTGTCCCTTTTTTGGTGTTTCTCTCATTAATTTGTAAGTACTCCTGACTTTTTGAGTCTTTACATAGTTGGACATCCGCCCATGTCATCTGATAATGTTCAGTTACACCACGTAGGCCAAAATATATTGTGTTAAAAAAGCACAGCTGCCCAGTTTTAAACATTGCTTCAATATCCTCATCAGTGAGTGTTTCAGCTCTTATACACAATTTCCTTTACCCCTTTTTTTTTAGCGCTATCTGTTTTGCCTTAAGAACATCCCTGGTTTCAGCAAATTCTACGCTTTTACTTATTTCATAGCTATAATCATTGCTCCTCAGTATTCTGTAGTGAGGGTGGCTCATACTCTTCTCCATCAGTTTTTCCCACAGAGAAAAGGTGGAATTTCATGAAtttctcttttttcattttactgttgTAGGAACTGTGTAAGTTTGCGCATATTACTAACATTGTTTTTCTAGCAGTGCCTTGATTTTCCTGATCTTTAACAAATTGTTTTACAATAGGTACATCAACTGGAACAAACTGTCTTGGTTTTGATGTATTTGTACTAGGCTTTTGAAAGATTGGAGGTGCTAGAGGTTGTGCTGACACATTAACAGGTGCTTCATATGGCGTATTATCAACTTTATTCAAATCTGTCACAAACAGTTACAGGAGTTCATCAGAAACAGGTGGTGGGGACTCATGTTCTAATGTGTTTGTGACTGTCATGTCAGGCTGAGAAAAATGTCAAACCTGTATCTGGCCTCAGTTATAAGTTTACCACCTTCTAGCTGAATTTCCCACAACGGAAACCCAAAGTTGTCTGTTAAATCTTGTATAACTCCCATTTGCCCACCGACAAGTCTGACTTTTTGTCCCCTTGTTAAGTTTTCGTTGAgggacattttcttttttttaatgaaaattgcaGACGACGCGATATCGATAGTTTGTTTACACGTTACTAAGGCGTTTATCGAAGAAGGCCGATAGTTCTTGTTAACTTTGAAAAAGTAGTTCCGACAGTCGCGAACTTTGATTATCCAATCAATTGCTGAGAACAAATGTTTCACTAGAGATTAGAAATATTCTCACACCGGTCGGGAAATgtgaaaaatgcatgaaaattagaGAATATGTTCTCTCGGTTTACTGATTGACATCcatgaaaaaactataaaaacgcCAATAAGCAGAAAAACAGTTACACTTTTTTAATATAAGGTACAGAAAAAATAGACGTATAGCCGGTCGgtttgttttctgctctttattCGGGTTGTCTCTTATATTTATTAAtggttttaattttctatttgctATAGAGAgatttcaattttaaacaatGTTATAGGACATATACATGCAACAATTTGAACCTTAagctttttgaattttcttgaaAGAACGTCCAGATAGTGTTTACGAAAATAAAGGTTACCAGTTTTCTCATTTTGTTAGAATTTTAAGGAACGATAGTTAATTCCTCGAGACAAATATACTTTCTATATCATTATAATATCGATACAATGTAATGTTAGTATAATTGATTATGTATATAATGATAAATATTGAGTAGTATCGTTGAAGTGATTTAATATCGCCAGGAGCATCAGTATGTTGCACCATGTCCTCTGGATTATTcgtaaaatgacaaaatccaacaacattaatttattgattgatgTTAACTATTACCAGCGCTGGTATATGATGATTTATTGAAAGCATTATCGTCAATATGTCCGATTTCAATGAACTGTTAACGAATATGGCTACCTAAAATATcactttcatttttcaatttattcgtttgaaatattttttgtaaactaATAGGTGTACAATATACATGCTACACACAAGGAAGTTACTCGATACGCTCGAAAGAATATAAAAAACTAATATGTGCATATTATATCTGTCATGCACAATGAAATAACTATATAGCTCGATCGTTCAATAATTCTTTTGTATAGAACTTTCTGAATACTTGATTGTGTGTTAACAAAGAAGTTGTATTCAAATTGAGTATCGAATGTTTGACAAACAATAACCATTCAAATGTTTCTTAATTTAAACGCTTTTGTTTTATCTCATGTTTCATATTATACTATTTGATTTGGCACAAACTGTGTCATACGAAAATTAATATCGAAGATGACGATTGATTTTGAAaccttttgaaaatatcaaattaagATGTTTTAAACGGTAAGTCAGGATTGAATTTTTAAGACAGAGACAGTGCTGCAGCGGATATTTGAAACAACTGTAGGTAAGGtgttaaaaatgttcatcagactTTGCTTCACAGATGAAAGGGAATCCAATCCAAAAGTTTCTGAAACTTTGCATGTCTCACATTCTTTCAGAGTTATATTTTTATTCAGCAAGCGTCAAATCGAATATTTTACAGATACAATGTAAGGAGCGTGTACTCAGTCCCATCAGATATTTCGAAGAGACAAATAAATATCACCTTCAAACACATGATACCTACCCGACAACAGGGTGACCATAAAATGTGTTCTTGTAATTCATGTTTGGTTTCTAAAGTGATGAGATATGTTTAACATACGGGTTTTTATTGTGATAATTTTGTGGTAATATTTGGAAAGCAAATGTTATAATTAACCCCTGGAATTTTGAAATAGAAAAGCACCATGTACTTATTGCATATAAATTTCATTTAAGTTATTGATAACTTCAAACTTTTAGTACTTTAAGAataatttgcaaaaaaatattcttactggatatataaaatcatttttttttcatgtgatgTGACtggttattattttgtttattggaaACAATAATTTTGCGACAAAATCGTTGACAACGCCAGCCAATAAGTTCTTTTCATTATATAATATGTTTCTTTTAGTCTCGATTAGTCTCAATCGAGAAAACACAACATGTATTTGTAAGGACACGTGTTTGTCGTACACATGTAATAATATCACGTTTCTTAATCGATATACCCATCAGATCAGTACATCAAACGAAGAACCACAAATTTCCACAAAGGCAAATGCAAAAGATTCATAAAACTTACCCGGCCAAGTCaacttgtatttgtagtattcatatttttatccatctgattagttaagcctttttcaactgattttaatagttcaCTCTAATGATGTACTGTTACAACATTGTTCAAGGTTAGGGGAGGCTTGGgataccgctaacatgtttaaccccgccgcattcgttatgtatgtgcctgtcccaagtcaggagcctgtaatgcatTTGTTGTTagttgtttatgtgttacatgtgtgaaaactgttgtaggatgaatttttaaATACTTTATGTCTGGAGCATTTCAAAAAAGGTATcgaaagtcataggtacttggagacaggaaaattattttaaaccctctcctttttttccaaagtctgttattttttttttttctgataaatgcCATGAGTTTCGCCTTtttgtatactatgaacatacgttTGTCAtgataaagtgtatttgctattgaCTAGCAATTTCacggcgatcactgctatattatatagagagtctctatatattataggagTATAATCAAAGTATACATCCAGAATAACGCAAACAGAAGTGTCTTGTCCCTACGTAATTACAATGCaaattatgtttaaaagtttaaaaaccGGAAGTATTGTCTCAGAAAAGTCGatctgatgacggaaacaatatctgGACGCCTTTTTTCCGTTTTTGttccaaaataacccaaactgaataatcataagaatagatgacaaatgcgactatgcatggtacctatatgACACAGACGCATGATGATGATTTATTGCGGAAGGAAGAGGAGGGACACACAatatgaggtcttctcgtttaatagtatacattaatatattaaagtagttttgaatttgtgatataccattttCAAACACGTATATACCATGAGAGAAACAAAACCATTAATAAAGATAGACATGTGTTCTATACAGTACGACTTTGAATTTTAGATGCATTGCATTAAACAAGATTATTGCAAGGgtacatgtattgtaattattattgattttttagaTTATTGAAATGAAAAGGTGTTTCATTCTCATAGCAAGTGGTATTTTGATTTATGTATCTACTACAGTTTCAGCCAAAGGTATgtgttataaatttattattcAAAGATTAGCCGTTTATGTTTCCTGGATCTTGTGAAGCCTTCCTTCTGACATTATACAAGGACTtataatgaaaatgaatattaacAATCTATGAATAAAAGCAATAATTATCTATCTTAAATGAATGATACTCATATGTCCAAAATATGTTTTCTAGCATTTATTTAAAACTTTCTTTATGTACATCAATTCCACATTTTTCAGCTTATTGTAATGAAAAACTGATGCGTTTTTAATACATACTCCTAATCATGACAAAGTAAGTTGGTATATTCtggtaaacaaaatgaaaatatgaattgCATTACTCTTTATTATCTTGTATCGCTTATCAGACATTTTCATGATAAGAGTGTATTAAAAAGGTCCTTTCGGACGTTTCGAATACGAACAAATCTATACCAGAACTGATATTTCTTATTAAATGCATAAACATTGAATAAACTGTAATGCTAATCGACAAAAACCAAGAACCATATATGACCAAAACACGCAGAACAATTGATTGAAATACTATGTTGATGTTCTAGCAATTGATGGAAACTGGAGTGTCTGGGTAAATGTATCCTCTTGTTCAAAATCATGTGGTGATGGCTATGTCAACAGACGTCGAATATGTGATAATCCGCTTCCCGACGAAGAAGGTGCCTACTGTACTGGTGCTTCACATGATACAGTGTTATGTAATGAGGGTGTCTGTCAAACAATAATCGGTACTTGGGGTTTGTGGGGAAATTTTAGCTTATGTTCAGAAACCTGCGGTGATGGCAGTATGGTCAGAAATCGGTCATGTGACAGTTCTCCGCCAGGATATGTAGAAGTAGAATGTAATGGATCTAGCATTGAGATAGATACATGTAATGACGGACCATGTCCTGCAATTGATGGTAATTGGAGTCAATGGTCAAGCTATTCGTCTTGTACTGTCTCCTGTGGTGGAGGGGCTCAGTATCGCAACAGAACATGTGACAACCCAGAACCAGAGTATGGAGGATTGTTTTGTAATGGAACTGACATTGATATAAACGAATGCAATCCGGAAAATTGTccaggtattttttttatatgattgaaaaacacaaattaatgttaAACCATAAAACGTAATCCTACTtggtacatttttttgtttatgaacTTGCATATGTTTGCTATTGGTCATTACCTATAGATGTACAATTTCTGCCATAAtacaataattgtatttttaaaagatatattacTATATAGAAGCGACTATAATGTGTTCCACTTTTGATGCCCTAGTCTTAACATAACAAATGATGTTTAGGATGAAATcctgtcaattttgaaaaattctttCTTAAATGCATGTAATTTGGAGTTCATAAATGTCACATAATACGAAAAAATATCTGGACTAGTCATTACTATATAtagacatacatattttgtaaaagGCTCTAAATGAACGACTAGTGTTATTAAGATTTTTATTCGATCTCATCATATGTTTCAATGCAATTGTTTTGGATAATATTTTCAGAAACCAGTGTTGTTCTCAAATACATAAATAAGGTCATTCCAAATTTTtagtttttcgtttttatttaggtctttccacttttgcgtggaaagacctattggatttcttcttctgattatttttttttctgcttaatttttttccttcgctgtttttttgtttcgcaagatgtcgctttgatatttggaatatgatatcgaacaggtaatacgcttttgaaaccaactctgcttaactgaatactttcccatataagagttatctccccgaacactgtttttcttgtggccacttctccttcgcaaccgtaaaagattacgacaaatttattttaccaaattgctcgttatatcctcaggatgttctgtttcattttgaccgaagccgtatagagattccatatgagagttagttccccttttgtatttgaaattttgaaatgtattttaaactggaaaaccataagtgatagagacctagggtcttttgatttgagatccttggtccaaaaaaatgaaaattaggtcatggtcaaaggtcaaggtcatattctaaattttgattttggcttattttcactcattttcattaaccttataagatatcgacaaattatttttactaaactgttagttgcgacatgtcgtaacataataattttggttgaaagggtgcgtagacaataaatgggagttttagcccctatcacatctaaaattatgcgtaaagtgatataacttattaaccatacatattacagacctagggtcttttgatttgagatccttggtccaaaaaaaaatgaaaattaggtcaaggtcatattctaaatttttgattttggcttattttcactaattttcattaaccttataagatatcaacaaattatttttactaaattgttagttgcgacatgtcgttacttaataattttggttgaaagggtgcatAGTCAATAAAcaggagttttagcccctatcatatctaaaattatgcgtaaagtgatataacttatttaccacacatattagagacctagggtcttttgatttgagatcctcagtttgtgaccttgaaattgaggacTAGGCagattaatttgacgttctagattatgacctttgcttaaaattcatatctatacatcataaagccataggaactgacattttcgactgatttttaatattttaatatcaaaatagatatttactggtggaaagaccttcaattgttctaaGTTTGCTTATGAGGTAAAATATTTActcgaataaagaaagataatacCAATGCATTAAAAAACTACTAAGACCCTCGCCCTTTTAATATCGATAAAAGAAGTGAGAAAAAAACCATGACAAGAACTTTATAAGTAACTCTGTCTGGTTTCAACTTTGACAAGAAGTATACTTATCCATAGGTATATAAGATATCAATTAGACATTTCTCAAAGTAATCCTCTAATAAATACCCAGTAAGTTTCCGACATAATTTTCGTTTTACCAACTATCTGTTGTGCAAAGACGTCTTATATAAAAACATCACTTCATTCAAAAAACCATTACATAAATAAACCCAGCTCAGAATCAACTGTTCTAAAAGCCACATATATAATTACATACACAACTATATTTTAGGTTCTATGTTACAGTACTTGggtggtgtaaacttcccacttacaccatacaccatacatcCTGTGTCATTACACTATAAATGTTCCACcttagcaccatacaccttaaaCATAACATCTACACAATcggaaattacccataatgcatttttttccaaaagaaaacaagaatgtggtGCCgttacagcccttggatggtgtaaatgGTGTATGGCATACAGTGtttggtgtaatggtgtatgaggaatggtgtgattgtatAACGTGTTTATAAAGTGTGGTTATCAAAGTTCAAAAGTATGAAAAATATTGATAAGGACtggtttttaattataatcattaatttacaatattgtgATGAAATtcgtattttaaaataaataaataattgtctaGCTATACGTTAAAGAGCCATTTAAATAAAGCTTATGAGTTTGTTTGTTTTCGTCAAGAGGTTTGGACAATAAGGGTAGAGAATTCATCTTTGGCTTCATGCACAATATTGAATTAGATGAATTGAAGATTTTCCTAACAACTGCCTTTGAACAGGAAGTTAATGTAAACATAACAACGCCTTTATTCGACAACACATTTTCAAAATCAGTAACAGTTAGAAAAAACCGTGTTGAAAAGATACAAATTGATAATAGTGTTATGATTTCAACAAATGGGATTGAAAACAAAGGAATTCAAATATCAGCTGACAAGGACATTATTGTGTATGCTGTGAACAAAGCAAAATACACATCAGACGCATTTATTGTCCTACCGGTGGACGCACTGAGTAAAGAATACTATGTACTGGCATGGAATTTAGAGTCATCGTTTGTGGTTGTGTGTGCAGATGATAATACAGATTTGGACTTTAACTTTGGAAGAAGTTCACCGACTTTTGAAATAAATGGACAAACTAAAGGACCATTTATGTCACATGATGTCACCTTGAACAAGTTTCAGACAATTACATTTTCTTCATCTTCAGGAGACTTCACTGGAACACATATTTTTGCATCAAAACCGGTGGCAGTATTTGGAGGGAGTCTTTGTGCGAATATAGGGAATGGTGCATGTGACCACTTGGTTCAACAGATGCTGCCCATAGAAAAATGGGGCAAAGACTTCGTAACCATTGGAATGCCAAATTGTGCTAGTGATGACACATATCGAATAGTTTCATACCAAGGAAACACTGTCGTTAATATTTCAGGTTATAGTGCTTATATATTTGAGAATCCAGGTGATTTCTACACGTTCAATATTCCTGACAAGACGTCTAAAACTATTTCCGCTGATAAAACCATTTCAGTAGCAATGTTTGCAAATGGAGGATGTGATATATATGGCAATGGTGATCCTGCAATGGTTCTATTACCAGCTATTCAGCAGTTCGCCTCTGATTACACATTTGCTACCATATATCTTCCAGGAAACGATTTTATAAATTCCTTAGTATTAGTATTAGCTGGTAGCTACATCGACGGACTTCGTTTTGATGGGTCTGTCTTACCAAAGACAACATGGCTATCTGTTGAAGGAAGAActgatatcaaatatacagattttaacATTTCAAGCGGTGTTCACAGTATGTATCATGAAGATCCGACCGTAACGTTTCTTGCAGTTTCAACAGGAATCCAAAGTTACAACTCGTATGGTTATCCTGCTGGGTTCAACTTTAGTCCATTGACCAATGTAGGTTAAATGACATTGTATAAAGCATGGTCTAAGAACAACATATGTAGGTATAGGTTAAGGGTATTaccaaaataattttacaaattacaaaatagGACCGGGGTCGCCTTATGTAGTTACCCATATACACTTAGATGTTCACGAGAGAAAACAGTATACACATTGAAATGTAGATAACCGCTACGCTCAGTCACTTAAAAAATATCAGAAGAGTTAAATGCAATCTCCTTTAAATACCTTTTTTTGGGGGGATGAAGTGGTTAATGTTATTTGTCGCAGTTTATGCTTTTATAATTACTTCAAATTagatacatatatacaaaatatccTATATTGTAACAATATTTTTGCCTTAAAATCTAAGCAATAAATGCAATTATTTCGCAAAGTGAATAATTATAAGCATATTGGATTTTGAGATCTTTCAATATCAATTCTTGCAAAGACATCCAATATCTCCGAACATTTCAAATAAAGTGTTCGAAGTTAGGATCTGGTCATTAATGATACATTAACAACAGGCATATATTCTTCGAATTACCTTGCTTAATGGATGTTTAGTCATACATTTTACTTATTAAACATTCGAATTTACAGCAACTTTTAAACCTGTATGTTAAATCATGCTTACAACACTAGGTGGGGACACATTGATCCTATATGCAACGCAAGGTATATCTTAGCGGGGGTTCATATGAACTTCTTTTAAGACATGAAGTGACACGGGTGTCCATTgacttatctaaaaaaataattgtctaaTTATCAATGAATTATAACACAGTATCCAAAGAAGCGTTCGTCTAACGTTTGAATTTGTACTGCAACATTTATACAACTATTATTGAAGGACGAATTTcctaaattaaaattaaaatgagatGCGTAGATGTAATTAAAATTTCCAAGCAATGTTATGtgggtaaataaactcatcatagataccaggactaaattttgtataaacgccagacgcgcgtttcgtctacaaaagactcgtcagtgacgctcgaatccaaaaaagttaaaaaggccaaataaagtacgaagttgaatagcattgaggaccaaatttctaatagttttgccaaatccagctaaggtaatttatgcctgaggtagaaaagccttagtatttcaaaaattccaaaTTACCTATATGTATTTTACTGCAAAGTGCAGCtccatgtttttttgttttattgtttaccgATTATACTTGTGTGGTGTTGTTCTTTTTAGAATTGTACAAATGACTTATTATTCGATGTAACAAACTCTGAGAAGGGACAAAAGAAATGTGATTTTGGTCTTGGTGAGTGACTtacatttttcaacttttaactataaacatatatatatatatatatatatatatatataactttgaaaAAGGTTTATTGAGGCTAAGAGGATATCGCATTTTAACGTATTATTATATCAGACAAAGATTTTATAGTACAACACCCGTCCAATGTTATAAAAGGAAGACATATTTTAcagtgtacatgtatgtgtttaatTGATTAAACCAATAGTGTGTATTGtcataaaatatgaatttaaatataatagaaaactTGTCAGAAAATCAATAACTGCCACGTTACAAAAACTATTGGTAGTCCAGTGGTCTTAGTTATCAAACTGTTTAATACTAGCACGTCAATATTGGGGTTATGAGTCCGAATCCCGAAAATTGGATCTGCCCATACCAATTAATCattgaatcaatcaatcaaagaaCTAAATAGACAATACAGGATTTGTTAGTTTATAGAGGTATCAAAGAGCATGTAACATTCTATTGCAAAGTAAGTGTCGAAACAGTTTTAATTTACTCAAGTCTTAAGATGGTTGTTTCAGTTTAATATTAGTATTGGTTTTCTTATTCAacttaataataattttaattatgTTATGCATTATTTGTGTATGATAGTTGTCGTTGAATATCCATCGATACTACACTCGGTGATCACTATTACAGCTTTGAATTTCTGAGAAATGATCAGTGGGATTGTATTGTGTAAATATATTCTTCTTTTCAAATTCATAGACCCATGCAAAGATAGTCCATGTCATAATAATGGTACATGTTTAGCTAGAGGATGGACCAATTTTGAATGTAACTGCTTACCACAATTTAGTGGTCCTGCATGCCAAATAGGTAAGTACAATCtagtaaaagtttaattgaattGTGATACATTTCATGTTCATGACTTCTGAATTTTAGGAATCAGTCAACTGGTCGAAGATAATACACGATTTAACTTGCCcactataattttgtttttaatataattcaAGTTCTTAGATTACATTTCAGTTCGATTTTTGGAAAACTTTAGTTACAAAGTCTATGTACAAACAAATGCCTCAATCGGTGAACAACTTTTCTCCATAATGCCAAAGATTATTGTTTTGGTCTACCAGTTAGCAGGGCAATACAATGtaatattcaaacaaaaatatattaattaaaaacaaacactTTTGATTAGGAATATAATGCCGAAGACAGACTGATAAAGGTTTGACTAGAAATTTCACCAGACCCATGATGTTTACTTTGATTAAtacagaaattattaaaatttgcgATAAGCCCAGtgttatatattgaaaaatattgctTACTAGGTTTCTAGATTGCTTAGTTTTACTTTAGTGTTCTAACCATGTTTTTTCGCACAAAGGTTATATTTCTGTAGGCTACTCTGATTGGctgacacaattttgtcatggtCATCAAcggttttttttcatgatttacgccggtttaaaatggaatttagaatttgATTATAAGGAATAACTGTATTGTTTCCGTCTATCCAAATTAACatcaaaatgtttaatgtttattCTATATAGAAAGACAAAATATCACAGTCATTCCTTGTAAAAATAgcataattctttaaaaaaaaaatgtattttgcaaGTGATTACTCGACTCATACATTTACATGAACGAATGCTTCAATAATATACATTGTACCTTAAACTTCTCCAAGAACACACATGAGGCTGAATTAAAGTATCTACGCCTTAATTTAGCCCGAGAATTAAGTTTTTGTATTGCATTTATTGCAATACATTTTGTCATATGATAAAGTCAAGCTTTTTATGAAATGCAGAGTTTTCTCCGCCTTACAAATCTTTCTGTTTCGATCCATCCTTCCAGAATTGTTAAGTATTTGGAATATTAggtatgtggaaaacaaaagggtctatAATGAAGTAATTTGTAATAACATCATTATCATATATTAGTTATATACTCATATACTAAATCTATATatgcaatacattttttttaatttgcctaaTCATCCGTAGCAAaccattattttgtacatgttacatgtacaaaaaaactGTAGTTGAATGgtttactcgtttgaattgtaaaCCATGTCGATGACTTAAATGATTGatctatggtatgatcttttcgTTTTTACGTCTCTTAGatacagatgggtgcactcctaacctgtacagcaagttaacttgataaccagtcatttggactggtcaaagttaacctgtgaccgaatatagaactgctctgaccagtcctaggaccaaaatctagttaacttgaaaagcggacttggacctaggactgtttttatgtctgccaaaaagttaacttagaaacaggtccgctattgatataagttaacttcgaaccagtcctgtcataagttaacttcggaaccagtcctgtcataaagttaacataagttaacttggaaaccggtcctgccacaaagttaacttctgcttgaacaaatccgatcaaaaccagacctgttcccaagttaacttttgactggtctggtcaacactaagttaacttgtaaccaggaccgctcttcgttgatttaaaaaaaaatatttttaatatctttgtttcctagtataaacatcgaaaataaagtaatttgaaatttaatacttccgttttatgaacaggattaaacacaaataattgaaaataagtatgcacag
Encoded here:
- the LOC139494271 gene encoding coadhesin-like produces the protein MKRCFILIASGILIYVSTTVSAKAIDGNWSVWVNVSSCSKSCGDGYVNRRRICDNPLPDEEGAYCTGASHDTVLCNEGVCQTIIGTWGLWGNFSLCSETCGDGSMVRNRSCDSSPPGYVEVECNGSSIEIDTCNDGPCPAIDGNWSQWSSYSSCTVSCGGGAQYRNRTCDNPEPEYGGLFCNGTDIDINECNPENCPGSMLQYLGGVNFPLTPYTIHPVSLHYKCSTLAPYTLNITSTQSEITHNAFFSKRKQECGAVTALGWCKWCMAYSVWCNGV
- the LOC139495610 gene encoding IgGFc-binding protein-like, with amino-acid sequence MHNIELDELKIFLTTAFEQEVNVNITTPLFDNTFSKSVTVRKNRVEKIQIDNSVMISTNGIENKGIQISADKDIIVYAVNKAKYTSDAFIVLPVDALSKEYYVLAWNLESSFVVVCADDNTDLDFNFGRSSPTFEINGQTKGPFMSHDVTLNKFQTITFSSSSGDFTGTHIFASKPVAVFGGSLCANIGNGACDHLVQQMLPIEKWGKDFVTIGMPNCASDDTYRIVSYQGNTVVNISGYSAYIFENPGDFYTFNIPDKTSKTISADKTISVAMFANGGCDIYGNGDPAMVLLPAIQQFASDYTFATIYLPGNDFINSLVLVLAGSYIDGLRFDGSVLPKTTWLSVEGRTDIKYTDFNISSGVHSMYHEDPTVTFLAVSTGIQSYNSYGYPAGFNFSPLTNNCTNDLLFDVTNSEKGQKKCDFGLDPCKDSPCHNNGTCLARGWTNFECNCLPQFSGPACQIDLCRPHPSDIVFVLDNSKSMGSKNLIAQKRYILNLIDAFDIQANNFDIAVVSFASEAKIEVDFGRVKNYTDIKSELSKIELRDDISQLHHGVAEGQRLLVNRNRRVNYVDVKKYLIILSDGLLSTPSAIQQIVSDDISTRIVAIGEDVSHYYLQKITKKDVGRVSSEF